Proteins from a genomic interval of Bradyrhizobium sp. CCGB01:
- a CDS encoding bifunctional diguanylate cyclase/phosphodiesterase yields MTPALPQASDILAALGQAVFAWDIASDVIVWGEQLSAVFPGIPAERLATGAEFAKLIEPAQTLRTAALAQTFPVHGADGTPYRVEYGVRMSAADPVVWIEETGRWFAGPDGRPTRAIGAVRINNERHARDEELAKLARLDPLTGELNRSHLIAALAEAIEETTRFRSTAAFMLVGIDHLARVNDAFGFDVADAVILDVAKRIRARLRGGDVLGRFSGNKFGLILKNCTVDDMNVAAERFLAGIRDDVVPTKSGPVSVTASIGAVSLPRYARNTDEAVNRAHETLDAAKQRRVGSFAAWRPDAARDAQRRVNIRVTDEIVTALNERRIKLAYEPVVSAVSRERAFHECLVRMDQGDGQVLLAPDIVPVAERLGLIRLVDHRVLELVVAELAAAPDICLSLNISPDTTMDPDWWAGIESLMQAHPGVAGRLIVEITETVAIQDLDDVRAFVGRLKHLGSRIAIDDFGAGYTSFRNLRKLGVDIVKIDGAFVQNITHSADDRAFVQTLIDLARRLDIKTVAEWVQDDEAANMLRDWGCDYIQGRLIGLASADRPWGAPPDSALPAAS; encoded by the coding sequence TTGACCCCTGCATTGCCGCAAGCCTCCGACATCCTGGCCGCGCTCGGCCAGGCCGTTTTCGCCTGGGACATCGCCAGCGACGTCATCGTCTGGGGGGAGCAGCTCAGTGCCGTCTTCCCCGGCATCCCGGCCGAGCGGCTCGCGACCGGCGCCGAATTCGCCAAGCTGATCGAGCCCGCGCAGACACTGCGGACCGCCGCGCTGGCGCAGACCTTCCCGGTGCACGGCGCCGACGGCACGCCCTACCGGGTCGAATACGGCGTGCGCATGAGCGCCGCCGATCCCGTGGTCTGGATCGAGGAGACCGGCCGCTGGTTCGCCGGCCCCGATGGCCGCCCGACACGCGCGATCGGCGCGGTCCGCATCAACAATGAACGCCACGCGCGCGATGAGGAGCTGGCGAAGCTCGCCCGGCTCGATCCGCTGACCGGCGAGCTCAACCGCTCGCACCTGATCGCGGCGCTGGCCGAGGCGATCGAGGAGACGACCCGCTTCCGTTCGACCGCGGCGTTCATGCTGGTCGGCATTGATCACCTCGCCCGCGTCAACGACGCCTTCGGCTTCGACGTCGCCGACGCCGTGATCCTCGACGTCGCCAAGCGCATCCGCGCGCGGCTGCGCGGCGGCGACGTGCTCGGCCGCTTCTCGGGCAACAAGTTCGGCCTGATCCTGAAGAACTGTACCGTCGATGACATGAACGTCGCCGCCGAGCGTTTCCTCGCCGGCATCCGCGACGACGTGGTGCCGACCAAATCCGGCCCGGTCTCGGTTACGGCTTCGATCGGCGCGGTCAGCCTGCCGCGCTATGCCCGCAACACCGATGAGGCCGTCAACCGCGCCCATGAGACACTGGACGCCGCCAAACAACGTCGCGTCGGCTCGTTCGCGGCCTGGCGCCCGGATGCCGCGCGCGACGCGCAGCGCCGCGTCAACATCCGTGTCACCGACGAGATCGTCACCGCGCTGAACGAACGCCGCATCAAGCTCGCCTATGAGCCCGTGGTCTCGGCGGTCTCGCGCGAACGCGCGTTCCACGAATGCCTGGTGCGGATGGACCAGGGCGACGGCCAGGTGCTGCTGGCACCCGACATCGTGCCGGTCGCCGAACGGCTCGGCCTGATCCGCCTCGTCGATCACCGCGTGCTCGAGCTCGTGGTCGCCGAGCTCGCGGCCGCGCCCGACATCTGCCTCAGCCTCAACATCTCGCCGGATACGACGATGGATCCGGACTGGTGGGCCGGCATCGAATCGCTGATGCAGGCGCATCCGGGCGTCGCCGGACGGCTGATCGTCGAGATCACCGAGACGGTCGCGATCCAGGACCTCGACGACGTCCGTGCCTTCGTCGGCCGCCTCAAGCATTTGGGCAGCCGCATCGCCATCGACGATTTCGGCGCCGGCTACACCTCGTTCCGCAATCTGCGCAAGCTCGGCGTCGACATCGTCAAGATCGACGGCGCCTTCGTGCAGAACATCACCCATTCCGCCGACGACCGCGCCTTCGTGCAGACCCTGATCGACCTCGCCCGCCGCCTCGACATCAAGACGGTGGCCGAATGGGTGCAGGACGACGAGGCCGCAAACATGCTGCGCGACTGGGGCTGCGACTACATCCAGGGCCGTTTGATCGGGCTCGCCTCGGCCGACCGCCCGTGGGGCGCACCGCCGGACAGCGCGCTGCCTGCGGCAAGCTGA
- the mtgA gene encoding monofunctional biosynthetic peptidoglycan transglycosylase: MRIVKILLVLLAVVALAPYVIAPFYRTGHPVSTLMAWRSLRGAPMHREWIDLAAMSPALPRSVVAAEDAHFCKHHGIDWGALREAIDDAKEDGTPFRGASTITQQVAKNLFLWQGRDFIRKALEFPLALWIDLVLPKARILEIYLNIAELGPQGQFGVEAASAYAFGKSAANLSPREAALLASILPNPVKRSARTPGPGVRRLAGTYVARAQASSLSPCWRENR, translated from the coding sequence TTGCGCATCGTTAAGATCCTGCTGGTGCTGCTCGCGGTCGTAGCTCTCGCGCCCTACGTGATCGCGCCGTTCTACCGCACCGGCCATCCGGTTTCGACGCTGATGGCCTGGCGCAGCTTGCGGGGTGCGCCGATGCATCGGGAGTGGATCGATCTGGCGGCGATGTCGCCCGCACTGCCGCGATCGGTGGTGGCGGCCGAGGATGCCCATTTCTGCAAGCATCACGGCATCGACTGGGGCGCGCTGCGCGAGGCGATCGACGACGCGAAGGAGGACGGGACGCCCTTCCGGGGCGCCTCCACCATCACCCAGCAGGTGGCAAAAAACCTGTTCCTCTGGCAGGGGCGGGATTTCATCCGCAAGGCGCTGGAATTCCCGCTGGCGCTCTGGATCGACCTTGTCCTGCCCAAGGCCCGGATCCTCGAAATCTACCTCAACATCGCCGAGCTTGGCCCGCAGGGCCAGTTCGGGGTCGAGGCGGCCAGCGCCTATGCCTTCGGTAAATCGGCGGCCAACCTCTCCCCCCGGGAGGCGGCCCTTCTGGCCTCCATCCTGCCGAATCCGGTCAAACGCAGCGCCAGGACCCCCGGGCCGGGCGTCCGGCGGCTGGCCGGGACTTATGTGGCAAGGGCGCAAGCCAGCTCACTTTCCCCCTGCTGGCGGGAAAATCGCTGA
- a CDS encoding antibiotic biosynthesis monooxygenase, producing the protein MPQMRPLDPTFPIDRQIALDAGPVVLVNLFTLDAADEQRFLKGWQDDAAFMKRQPGFISTQLHRALGDNPTYLNYAVWESNAHFRAAFTHPDFRAKIAVYPASAVASPHLFQKVAVAGICVA; encoded by the coding sequence ATGCCCCAGATGCGTCCGCTCGACCCAACCTTCCCGATTGACCGCCAGATCGCGCTCGACGCCGGTCCCGTGGTGCTGGTCAACCTGTTCACGCTCGATGCCGCGGATGAACAGCGCTTCCTGAAAGGCTGGCAGGACGACGCCGCCTTCATGAAACGGCAACCGGGGTTCATCTCGACCCAGCTCCACCGCGCCCTCGGCGACAATCCGACCTATCTCAACTACGCGGTCTGGGAATCCAATGCCCATTTCCGCGCAGCGTTCACTCACCCGGACTTCCGCGCGAAGATCGCCGTCTACCCCGCCTCCGCCGTCGCAAGCCCGCATCTGTTCCAGAAGGTCGCGGTAGCAGGTATTTGCGTGGCGTAG
- a CDS encoding MarR family winged helix-turn-helix transcriptional regulator, giving the protein MTKTRRTPAGEALTGFILDLFRANGLLLTAGDRLVASLGLTSARWQILGAIVDAERPEPVAWLARNLGANRQNVQRIVNDLERDGLVVFETNPHHRRAQLVVLTDKGRQAYDAAGRLQIPWVNGLADGLSVRDIDVARRVVTALRAGLKDAGEANE; this is encoded by the coding sequence ATGACCAAGACCAGACGAACCCCGGCCGGCGAGGCGTTGACCGGTTTTATCCTCGACCTGTTCCGGGCCAACGGCCTGCTCCTGACCGCCGGTGACCGGCTGGTCGCCTCGCTCGGCCTCACCAGCGCGCGCTGGCAGATCTTGGGGGCGATCGTCGATGCGGAGCGCCCCGAGCCGGTCGCCTGGCTGGCGCGCAATCTCGGCGCCAATCGCCAGAACGTGCAGCGGATCGTCAACGACCTCGAGCGGGATGGCCTCGTCGTGTTCGAGACCAATCCGCATCACCGTCGGGCGCAGCTCGTGGTTCTCACCGACAAGGGCAGGCAGGCCTACGACGCCGCCGGGCGGTTGCAGATCCCCTGGGTCAACGGCCTTGCGGATGGATTGTCGGTCAGGGATATCGACGTGGCCCGTCGCGTCGTGACCGCACTGCGAGCCGGTCTGAAAGACGCCGGTGAAGCGAACGAATGA
- the rpmF gene encoding 50S ribosomal protein L32: MAVPRRKTSPSRRGMRRSADAIKKPTYVEDKDSGELRRPHHLDLKTGMYKGRQVLKKKES; the protein is encoded by the coding sequence ATGGCCGTTCCGAGAAGAAAAACCTCGCCGTCGCGCCGTGGCATGCGCCGCTCGGCTGACGCCATCAAGAAGCCGACCTATGTGGAAGACAAGGACTCCGGCGAGCTCCGTCGTCCGCACCATCTCGACCTCAAGACCGGCATGTACAAGGGCCGTCAGGTCCTGAAGAAGAAAGAGTCCTGA
- a CDS encoding tripartite tricarboxylate transporter permease, with protein MDTLANVAHGFGVALTGINLLYCFIGVFIGTLVGVLPGIGPISAMSLLLPVTLSGTPESGIIMMAGIYYGSMYGGSTTSILVNIPGEAASVVTCIDGHQMAKQGRAGPALGISAFGSFIAGTFALIALMLVAPRLASIAIAFGPAEYFSLMVLGLVVLTFLTQGSMPKALLMACIGVVLGLIGLDSITAQPRLTFGRMELIDGIGLVPVVMGLFGVAEVLLNTEQAIKRDIINAKITQLLPNKADWQASAGPVARGTLLGFLLGILPGGGAVVASFASYALEKRLSKTPERFSHGAIEGVAGPESANNAAAGGAFIPLMTLGIPPNVVMALLLGAFVIHGLQPGPLMITQNPGLFWGIVASMYIGNVMLLILNLPMIGMWVQLLKLPYNILFPLIILFTILGVYCSSNNVFDVYVMIAFGIIGYFMRKLGYEPAPLVLAFVLGPMLENNLRKSLILSQGDLWTFVQRPISAACLLLALALLIAPLLPALRKKRELVALDEGA; from the coding sequence ATGGATACGCTTGCCAATGTCGCGCACGGGTTCGGCGTCGCGCTGACCGGGATCAACCTGCTCTATTGTTTCATCGGCGTCTTCATCGGCACGCTGGTCGGCGTGCTGCCGGGCATCGGTCCGATCTCGGCGATGTCGCTGCTGCTGCCAGTGACGCTGTCGGGCACGCCGGAATCCGGCATCATCATGATGGCCGGCATCTATTACGGCTCGATGTATGGCGGCTCGACCACCTCGATCCTGGTCAACATTCCCGGCGAGGCGGCGTCCGTGGTCACCTGCATCGACGGCCACCAGATGGCCAAGCAGGGCCGCGCGGGCCCCGCCCTCGGCATCTCCGCCTTCGGCTCCTTCATCGCCGGCACGTTTGCGCTGATCGCCTTGATGCTGGTGGCGCCGAGACTTGCCAGCATCGCCATCGCGTTCGGCCCGGCCGAGTATTTCAGCCTGATGGTGCTCGGTCTCGTGGTGCTCACCTTCCTCACCCAGGGCTCGATGCCGAAGGCGCTTTTGATGGCGTGCATCGGCGTCGTGCTCGGACTGATCGGGCTCGACAGCATCACGGCGCAGCCGCGCCTCACCTTCGGTCGCATGGAATTGATCGACGGAATCGGCCTTGTGCCCGTCGTGATGGGCTTGTTCGGCGTCGCCGAGGTGCTGCTCAACACAGAGCAGGCGATCAAGCGCGACATCATCAACGCGAAGATCACGCAGCTGCTGCCCAACAAGGCCGATTGGCAGGCGAGCGCCGGCCCGGTGGCGCGCGGCACGCTGCTTGGATTCCTGCTCGGCATCCTGCCGGGCGGCGGCGCGGTGGTGGCTTCGTTCGCCTCCTATGCGCTGGAGAAACGGCTGTCGAAGACACCGGAGCGATTCAGCCATGGCGCGATCGAGGGCGTCGCAGGCCCCGAGTCCGCCAACAATGCGGCGGCCGGCGGCGCGTTCATTCCGCTGATGACGCTGGGCATTCCGCCGAACGTGGTGATGGCGCTGCTGCTGGGCGCGTTCGTCATCCACGGCCTGCAGCCGGGACCGCTGATGATCACGCAGAATCCCGGCCTGTTCTGGGGCATCGTCGCCAGCATGTATATCGGCAACGTCATGCTGCTGATCCTCAACCTGCCGATGATCGGCATGTGGGTGCAGCTCTTGAAGCTGCCCTACAACATCCTGTTTCCCCTGATCATCCTGTTCACGATCCTGGGCGTCTACTGTTCGAGCAACAACGTGTTCGACGTCTATGTGATGATCGCGTTCGGCATCATCGGCTATTTCATGCGCAAGCTCGGCTACGAGCCGGCGCCGCTGGTGCTGGCGTTCGTGCTGGGACCGATGCTGGAAAACAATCTGCGCAAATCGCTGATCCTGTCGCAGGGCGATCTCTGGACCTTTGTGCAGCGGCCGATCTCGGCGGCGTGCCTTCTTCTCGCACTCGCGCTGCTGATCGCGCCGCTATTGCCCGCGCTGCGCAAGAAGCGCGAGCTGGTGGCACTGGATGAGGGGGCGTGA
- a CDS encoding nuclear transport factor 2 family protein: protein MSQNRSSVEAVVQSYFDGLYEGDAEKLGAIFHPSADLRWVEKGELQVLTVPDWLDRVRKRPSGKAEGKPREDFIVTIDRSDDKTAFIKVRCQLPPRFFTDYLVAMKLADGWQIVSKSYRYDLRE from the coding sequence ATGAGCCAGAACCGTTCGAGCGTCGAAGCCGTCGTGCAATCCTATTTCGACGGCCTCTACGAGGGCGACGCCGAAAAACTCGGCGCCATCTTCCATCCCTCTGCCGATCTGCGCTGGGTCGAGAAGGGCGAGCTTCAGGTGCTGACCGTGCCCGACTGGCTCGACCGCGTGCGCAAGCGCCCCTCCGGCAAGGCCGAAGGCAAGCCGCGCGAGGATTTCATCGTCACCATCGACCGCTCCGACGACAAGACCGCCTTCATCAAGGTCAGATGCCAGCTGCCGCCGCGGTTTTTCACCGACTATCTGGTGGCGATGAAGCTGGCCGACGGCTGGCAGATCGTGTCGAAATCGTATCGGTATGACCTGAGGGAGTGA
- a CDS encoding GFA family protein, protein MTGSENSNARILTGECYCRAVRYEVADAFSYAMNCHCSNCRRTTGSAFKPFAGIAQDKLRIVHGEDQRIIYGDDTTHDAHCARCGSLLYSRVREGKWVHVAMGTLTDAPSIRPSAHIFVGSKAPWHEIADNLPQYRGHIGDA, encoded by the coding sequence ATGACTGGATCAGAAAATTCGAACGCTCGTATCCTCACCGGCGAATGCTACTGCCGTGCCGTGCGCTACGAGGTTGCGGACGCGTTCTCTTACGCGATGAACTGCCATTGTTCGAACTGCCGCCGCACCACCGGCTCCGCCTTCAAGCCGTTCGCCGGGATTGCGCAGGACAAGCTGCGCATCGTCCACGGTGAAGACCAGCGCATCATCTACGGCGACGACACCACCCATGACGCCCACTGTGCCCGCTGCGGCTCGCTGCTTTATTCCCGGGTGCGCGAGGGAAAATGGGTTCATGTCGCCATGGGAACCCTGACCGATGCCCCCTCGATCCGGCCGAGCGCCCACATTTTCGTGGGCTCGAAGGCGCCCTGGCATGAGATCGCGGACAATCTGCCGCAATATCGGGGGCACATCGGGGATGCCTAG
- a CDS encoding caspase family protein yields MRNLLRLCPLLLAVALLFGAGPAFAGKRVALVIANSAYQHAPLLANPVNDGSVMAKTLKEAGFDVVESRHDLSALDTRRVLREFADATRNADIAVVYYAGHGIEVEGSNYLIPVDARLERDTDVYDEALSLDRILVAVEPAKQLRLVILDACRDNPFGKTMKRTIAARGIGRGLAQVEPTSPNTLIAYSAKAGFTAQDGDGANSPFTVALSKHLTTPGLDVRRAFGFVRDDVLKSTGNKQEPFVYGSLGGEDVPLVPVKVVAAAPVAPVVNPQADIRRDYELALQVGNRAAWDAFLAQHPDGFYASLAKLQVEKIGAEQAHAAATEKAKQAEAERDRLAALGAQKDAQARAAADAKAAEQVQLAAQKAKEQAQQQAAAAEQQRVNLAAAAPSAAPASTASPSGTNVASLTPATAPADLSRSVQTELGRVGCYSGQADGNWNTSSQRSLSQFNRYAGTKLDVKVASTDALDTVKAKPSRVCPLVCEHGFKADGDKCTKIVCRDGYAVNDDNECQKQRAARPAKPATAKRDDGDERPARQRRQAGGAAGGYGAAGIAAAGVGRPSGGGQVICTNNSGCRPVSRGCHLEYRGGGGPGNEANVEVCN; encoded by the coding sequence ATGCGCAATCTGCTCAGACTTTGCCCGCTTCTCCTTGCCGTCGCGCTGCTGTTCGGCGCTGGTCCCGCTTTCGCCGGAAAGCGCGTCGCGCTGGTGATCGCCAATTCGGCGTATCAGCACGCACCACTGCTCGCCAATCCCGTCAATGACGGTTCGGTGATGGCGAAGACACTGAAGGAGGCCGGCTTCGACGTCGTCGAGTCCCGGCACGATCTGTCGGCGCTGGATACGCGGCGCGTGCTGCGCGAATTCGCCGATGCGACGCGCAACGCCGACATCGCCGTGGTCTACTATGCCGGCCACGGCATCGAGGTCGAAGGCTCGAACTATCTGATCCCCGTCGATGCCAGGCTGGAGCGCGACACCGACGTCTACGACGAGGCGCTGTCGCTCGACCGCATCCTGGTCGCGGTCGAGCCCGCCAAGCAGCTTCGCCTGGTGATCCTGGATGCCTGCCGCGACAATCCGTTCGGCAAGACCATGAAGCGCACGATCGCTGCGCGCGGCATCGGCCGCGGCCTCGCCCAGGTCGAGCCGACCAGCCCCAACACGCTGATCGCCTATTCGGCCAAGGCCGGTTTCACGGCGCAGGACGGCGACGGCGCCAACAGCCCGTTCACGGTGGCGCTGTCGAAGCATCTGACGACGCCGGGCCTCGACGTCCGCCGCGCCTTTGGCTTCGTGCGCGACGACGTGCTCAAATCGACCGGCAACAAGCAGGAGCCGTTCGTGTACGGCTCGCTCGGCGGCGAAGACGTGCCGCTGGTGCCGGTCAAGGTGGTGGCTGCAGCACCCGTCGCACCGGTGGTGAACCCGCAGGCCGATATCCGCCGCGACTATGAGCTCGCGCTCCAGGTCGGCAACAGGGCGGCTTGGGATGCCTTCCTCGCCCAGCATCCCGACGGTTTCTATGCGAGCCTCGCCAAGCTGCAGGTCGAGAAAATTGGCGCCGAGCAGGCCCATGCCGCGGCGACCGAGAAGGCGAAGCAGGCCGAGGCCGAGCGCGATCGTCTCGCCGCCCTCGGCGCGCAGAAGGATGCGCAGGCCAGGGCTGCGGCCGATGCGAAAGCCGCCGAGCAGGTGCAGCTCGCCGCGCAGAAGGCCAAAGAGCAGGCGCAGCAGCAGGCGGCCGCCGCCGAGCAGCAGCGCGTCAACCTCGCCGCCGCGGCGCCGAGCGCTGCGCCCGCCAGCACGGCGAGCCCGTCCGGCACCAACGTCGCGTCGCTGACGCCGGCGACGGCGCCGGCCGATCTCAGCCGCTCGGTGCAGACCGAGCTCGGCCGCGTCGGCTGCTATTCCGGGCAGGCCGACGGCAACTGGAACACGTCCTCGCAACGGTCGCTGTCGCAGTTCAACCGTTATGCCGGCACCAAGCTCGACGTGAAGGTGGCGAGCACCGATGCGCTCGATACGGTCAAGGCCAAACCGTCGCGCGTCTGTCCGCTGGTCTGCGAGCACGGCTTCAAGGCTGACGGCGACAAGTGCACGAAGATTGTCTGCCGGGACGGCTATGCGGTCAACGACGACAACGAGTGTCAGAAACAGCGTGCCGCCAGGCCGGCCAAGCCCGCGACCGCCAAGCGCGACGACGGCGACGAACGTCCCGCGCGGCAGCGTCGTCAGGCCGGCGGTGCGGCGGGCGGCTATGGTGCCGCCGGCATTGCTGCTGCCGGCGTCGGTCGGCCCTCGGGTGGCGGGCAGGTTATCTGCACTAACAACAGCGGCTGCCGTCCAGTCAGCCGCGGCTGCCATCTCGAATATCGCGGCGGCGGCGGCCCCGGCAACGAGGCTAATGTCGAGGTGTGCAATTGA
- the bla gene encoding class A beta-lactamase, with translation MLLDRRSLLASLCWMAASPAFAAEAPPELETYERESGGRIGVYAENLATGAKLAWRADERFVMCSTFKASLAACVLARVDRGEEQLAAMIPYGQADLLDYAPIAKQNLAAGKMSVSEMCKAIVELSDNTCANLLLARIGGPAALTAFWRSLGDTTSRLDHNEPELNRSPPGDPRDTTTPAAMAGNLRRLVTGEALSAASRAQLTEWMLGCKTGANRLRGGLPASWKIGDKTGNNGKDASGDIAVVWPKPDTPILIAAYTQGGTPTAPQIEAAFARIGRLVTERLA, from the coding sequence ATGCTGCTCGATCGCCGTTCTCTGCTCGCCTCGCTCTGCTGGATGGCTGCCTCCCCCGCGTTCGCCGCAGAGGCGCCGCCTGAACTCGAAACCTACGAGCGCGAGAGCGGCGGGCGGATCGGGGTCTATGCCGAAAACCTCGCGACCGGCGCCAAGCTCGCATGGCGCGCCGACGAGCGGTTCGTCATGTGCTCGACCTTCAAGGCCTCGCTCGCCGCTTGCGTGCTGGCGCGGGTCGATCGTGGCGAGGAGCAGCTTGCCGCCATGATCCCCTACGGCCAAGCCGACCTGCTGGACTACGCCCCGATCGCCAAGCAAAACCTCGCCGCCGGCAAGATGTCGGTCAGCGAGATGTGCAAGGCGATCGTCGAGCTCAGCGACAACACCTGCGCCAATTTGCTGTTGGCGCGGATCGGCGGCCCCGCCGCGCTCACCGCGTTCTGGCGGTCGCTCGGCGACACCACCTCGCGGCTCGACCACAACGAGCCCGAACTCAACCGCTCACCGCCCGGCGATCCCCGGGACACCACGACGCCGGCGGCGATGGCAGGCAATCTGCGCCGGCTGGTCACCGGCGAAGCACTGTCGGCGGCCTCGCGTGCCCAGCTCACCGAATGGATGCTGGGTTGCAAGACCGGGGCGAACAGGCTGCGCGGCGGACTGCCGGCAAGCTGGAAGATCGGCGACAAGACCGGCAACAACGGCAAGGATGCCTCGGGCGATATCGCAGTCGTTTGGCCGAAGCCGGACACGCCGATCCTGATCGCGGCCTATACCCAGGGTGGCACGCCGACCGCTCCGCAGATCGAGGCCGCGTTCGCGCGCATCGGGCGCCTGGTGACCGAACGGCTGGCGTGA
- a CDS encoding DUF1345 domain-containing protein → MAAEGKEDPVLVRFRKMSRPVRLIYARPRTFIALAAGILVCLLLPGSHRPVTRLLFGWDALIAVYLVLVYAMMLCNDHQHIRRAAAMQDDGRFVILLVTAIGAFASIAAIVSELGTPHRGAWELTIAITTIALSWAAVHTTFALHYAHEYYRHPPGGLQFPSGDKEDHADYWDFVYFSFVIGMTAQVSDVGISDKIIRRTATAHGIVSFIYNTALLALTVNIAASAIST, encoded by the coding sequence ATGGCGGCCGAGGGCAAGGAAGATCCCGTCCTCGTCCGCTTCCGCAAGATGTCGCGGCCGGTGCGCCTGATCTATGCGCGGCCGCGGACCTTCATCGCGCTTGCTGCCGGCATCCTGGTCTGCCTGCTGCTGCCGGGCTCGCACCGGCCGGTGACGCGGCTCTTGTTCGGCTGGGATGCGCTGATCGCGGTCTATCTCGTGCTGGTCTACGCGATGATGCTGTGCAACGACCACCAGCATATTCGCCGTGCCGCCGCGATGCAGGACGACGGCCGCTTCGTGATCCTGCTGGTGACGGCGATCGGCGCCTTTGCCAGCATCGCCGCGATCGTCTCCGAGCTCGGCACGCCGCACCGCGGGGCGTGGGAGCTGACCATCGCGATCACCACCATCGCGCTGTCATGGGCCGCCGTACACACGACCTTCGCGCTGCATTACGCCCATGAATATTACCGGCATCCGCCGGGTGGATTGCAATTCCCGAGCGGCGACAAGGAAGATCACGCCGACTATTGGGATTTTGTCTATTTCTCGTTCGTGATCGGGATGACCGCGCAGGTCTCCGACGTCGGCATCTCCGACAAGATCATCCGCCGCACGGCGACGGCGCACGGCATCGTGTCCTTCATCTACAACACGGCGTTGCTGGCGCTGACGGTGAACATCGCGGCGAGCGCGATCTCGACGTAA
- a CDS encoding polyprenyl synthetase family protein, with translation MTGTSPSDFAKRLDKTADDTEALLGRLLSDDILHDEIARPKRLMDAMRYSSLNGGKRLRPFLVVESAAVFGVPREAALLVGAALECIHCYSLIHDDLPAMDNSDLRRGRPTLHKKTDDATAILAGDGLLTLAFDIVTRDEIHRDAQVRLLLTRALARCAGIGGMVGGQILDLAGEGRFGGNEPIDVARIQQMKTGALLRYGCIAGAILGQASQKEYQALDDYGRALGEAFQIADDLLDVEGDAAALGKPAGADAALGKTTFVTQLGIDGAKQRVRDLLARADSAVSIFGDRAAVLQAAARFVAERKS, from the coding sequence ATGACCGGCACGTCCCCGTCCGATTTCGCCAAACGTCTGGACAAGACCGCTGATGATACCGAGGCCCTGCTCGGACGACTGTTGTCGGACGACATCCTGCACGATGAGATCGCCCGGCCCAAGCGACTGATGGACGCAATGCGCTATTCGAGCCTCAACGGCGGCAAGCGTCTGCGGCCGTTCCTGGTGGTCGAGAGCGCGGCGGTATTCGGTGTTCCACGCGAGGCCGCGCTGCTCGTCGGCGCCGCGCTCGAATGCATCCATTGCTATTCGCTGATCCATGACGACCTGCCGGCGATGGACAATTCGGACCTGCGCCGCGGCCGCCCCACCCTGCACAAGAAGACCGATGACGCGACCGCGATCCTCGCCGGCGACGGCCTGTTGACGCTCGCCTTCGACATCGTCACCCGCGACGAGATCCACCGCGACGCCCAAGTGCGCCTCCTGCTGACGCGCGCGCTGGCGCGCTGCGCCGGCATCGGCGGCATGGTCGGCGGCCAGATCCTCGACCTCGCCGGCGAAGGCCGCTTCGGCGGCAACGAACCGATCGATGTCGCCCGTATTCAGCAGATGAAGACCGGCGCGCTGCTGCGCTACGGCTGCATCGCCGGCGCGATCCTCGGCCAAGCTTCGCAGAAGGAATACCAGGCGCTCGACGATTACGGCCGCGCGCTCGGCGAGGCCTTCCAGATCGCCGATGACCTGCTCGACGTCGAAGGCGATGCGGCCGCGCTCGGCAAGCCGGCCGGCGCTGATGCCGCGCTGGGCAAGACCACCTTCGTCACCCAGCTCGGCATCGACGGCGCCAAGCAGCGCGTGCGCGACCTGCTCGCGCGCGCCGACAGCGCCGTGTCGATCTTCGGCGACCGCGCCGCCGTGCTGCAGGCCGCCGCGCGGTTCGTCGCCGAGCGGAAGAGCTAG